The sequence GACTGCGGGCCGAGGTCGGCCCCCAAGAGTAGGAGGCGCGGGGGCAGCAGGTAAGGAACCCGGAGGGGGGTCCCCAGAGGTGGCGTGAGGGAGCGGACACGGCCTGTGGACCCTTTCCCGGGGATCCGGTTGCCCCGGGGCGGAGTCCGCAGCCCCCATGCCCCCTGCGGCCTGGCGTTTGGCCACAGAAGACGGTAGGCCTTCTCTGGGGGCGGGCTACGCGGCCCTGAGGCGGCTGCCTGCTTCTCGCAAAACAGCGAGCTTTTCCgacgcccccgccccgccccctttcTTCTCGGGGTAGAAAATGGTGGTCGGTGCGGAGGCGGCTGAGGATGGGAGCGGCGGACGCTGGGTGGGGGTGGCCGGGGGTGGGAGATGCGGGGCTGAGAAGGGGCCGAGCGTCCGGATGCAGcagccccccttcccccacccttacTCTCTGCAGGTCTGCGAGTCGAAGTGTCGCGGCGGCGCACTTGCAGCAAGAATCGGGAGGAGCAGGAGACCGCGAGGATAGGCCCAGGTCTGTGCGGGGGACAGTTGGGCTGTGGGGGGAACGTGTGGATAGCCCTAAGACCCCCCAAATACCACCCCCTACCCTGTCCTCCATTTTGGTGCCTGCAGAGACGTGGGCATGGATAGGCAGGGAAAATGGTCGGTTTTGGGCGAGGGAGGGGGAGAGCTTGGACTGGGGGCCCCCTAGAGGGCATAAGGAGCCTCTCAGGTGGGAAAACGAAAATTTGAAGAGCCTTTACATCCGGGGCTGGAAGTCTTGAGAGGTGCTTAGTAGGGCCTCTGTCCTCGGTGCTGATCAGTCCACCCAGAAAATagtctcttctctcttttgtctcCTAGGAGCAATGGCGTCCAAAGAGGAACAAGCAGTAAAAAATCTCTACATGGAAAATGCCAACCAGGAGAATGAAAACAAGGATGAAAAGGGGCAGGATGCTAATAAAGGAGAGCCTTTCGCCCTCCCTTTGGAAGCTGGTGAATATTGTGTACCTAGAGGAAATCGTAGGAGGTTCCGTGTTAGGCAGCCCATCCTGCAGTATAGATGGAACATGACTCAGAGTCTTGAAGAGCCACAGGCAAGGATGAGAGAAGAGAATATGGAAAGGAttggggaggaggtgaggcagCTGATGGAAAAGCTGAGGGAAAAGCAGTTGAGTCATAGTCTGCGGGCAGTTAGCACTGACCCCCCTCACCATGACCATCATGATGAGTTTTGCCTTATGCCTTGAATCCTGATGTTTTCCCTGAAGTTAGTAGGGAGACACACCTGCTTCCTAAACTTACATGTTTGTGACGTACCTTTGTTGTAAACCTTTTGGTGTTACTTGTTTCTTGTGGGTCTCCTATTACCAGCTTCTAACTGAATGTTGTTTCTGACCCAATCTGTAAGTTTCTGTCAGCAGGAGAGTTTTACCTATTGCATGGAGagatgttctttatatattgtgacgttaataaagcagtttaaaaaagcattctctgtttttttcccttaaaatcgtatatattttatatctgaaTAGACAGTCTAAggatatataaagtaaaattatctctttatggtagaattatgaataatttttattttcttatctctattttctcgccttttttattttttaacctgcaTTGGACAACTCCCAAATGATGCTGATTGGAGTACTAGATCTTCCCAACGTTTTCAGCATCACATCCACAGATAATTTCTTGTGTTATTCACAGAGACGGAAAGCCATGTTCATCGTCTATCAGATTTATCCATTTAGAACTCTCAGAGGGCATCCTCATTTTCAATATTTGAGGTCCTGGCAACCCACACATTATATCCTCcatgtactttttatttcctttggccGCGCCgcctggcttgtgggatcttagttcccagaccagggattgaacccgggccatagcagtgagagctccaagtcctcaccactggactgccagggcactccctctattttctcatttttcaaaacaacACACACTACTTAATGAAAGAGCTTGACAACCTGATAAAGCAATGTGAGCACTTACTAAGCACTTGTCACAGAATCCTGGTTTTAGCTTACCTTGGTCTCTTATTTAGAAGTGTAAACCTAATAATGATGAGACATacctctttaaaaatcattatgttTATCAGCAAGATGAAGATAATAATCACCTCCCAGGGCTTTTGTGTGCACTTGAGGCAATAAGTTTGTAAGCTTTCTTTAAGCTCATTCCCAGTGGCATATGCATGACCCAACCCTTTAGATATTACCTTCAGCTATTTGGGGAAGTTCCCAAAGCCAGGTCTTCCCTATACTCACAAACAAGTCCAATAGGCTAAGGGGTAGGTAAGTCCATTCCTCTGTTGTGCCCCATTCTCACCATCTCCACAGGTTGTTGATGTTCAGGAATCCTTAAGGTGAGAAAGTCCCACTGTGTCTCTGGAATTCCCAATGAATTGAATCTTCACTCTTTTATAAACTGTGGATAAATCCCCTCTCCCCGTTTAGCTTCATGGAAAGACCTTGCCTGTCTGGGTCTTTCTTAGGTGTAGTTCTTTCCCAAGAAACCTCCATAATTCATGAGACTATACAATGTGTGAGGGAACAGCTCACTTAAAATTTGAGACAGTGCCTCCTCACACCACCCCCGTGAAACCTATGAATATGAAAAGTTATCCTATATTGAGTTGGTTGCCAGGAGATCATGTCAGTGAATTCAGTGGATACCCAAATGTGGACACCTTTATGAGA is a genomic window of Phocoena sinus isolate mPhoSin1 chromosome X, mPhoSin1.pri, whole genome shotgun sequence containing:
- the LOC116748121 gene encoding protein BEX1, with protein sequence MASKEEQAVKNLYMENANQENENKDEKGQDANKGEPFALPLEAGEYCVPRGNRRRFRVRQPILQYRWNMTQSLEEPQARMREENMERIGEEVRQLMEKLREKQLSHSLRAVSTDPPHHDHHDEFCLMP